The Trichoderma atroviride chromosome 5, complete sequence genome contains a region encoding:
- a CDS encoding uncharacterized protein (EggNog:ENOG41): MSQTTALASEGKFAYGNGVFFAEASNRSQHRRASKEELVAHFASGSDKDHTAHWFEAQLIHHGLQPSKVKSVARMRLFDAVRQGTLSVPLPITDLEKKLKKEWTKREREEKKKATKGLEAVAASQAGPSRKATTGKRKADVIVNITINTNSPGSVAPTTAKRAKTSEPSEKGPAPARQYATKQTARRGSSSRAASRQEPASRAAPAPAPAPVPRVRQTARRSRPFTPQGRIQSSYQGGGYNDYADPFDEPPPPYEDSYDEDSQEDRHRPVQRASLATLGLLNGRYDIDSRSVDEEWPQYASGLSLVLTLAGSSLWGRFDLGIIEGVLYFEDRPRKSSLDAVQFSWRGREAEGPISSDDRRNKGWIKFLGGGRIEGWIDHLDIYFEGDRMPGQGTRSEVEARSMQYEWNGYTEDEYERENGGRWG, from the coding sequence ATGTCGCAAACAACCGCCCTTGCGTCCGAGGGCAAGTTTGCGTATGGCAATGGCGTCTTCTTTGCGGAAGCATCTAACCGCAGTCAACACCGCCGTGCCAGCAAAGAGGAGCTGGTCGCACATTTTGCGTCTGGGAGCGACAAAGATCACACCGCGCATTGGTTCGAAGCGCAACTCATCCACCATGGGCTGCAGCCTTCCAAGGTGAAGTCTGTGGCGCGCATGCGGCTTTTTGATGCCGTTCGACAAGGGACTTTGTCCGTGCCTCTCCCCATCACAgacttggagaagaagctgaagaaggagtGGACGAAGCGCGAgagggaggagaagaagaaagcaacaAAGGGGCTTGAAGCTGTAGCTGCATCGCAGGCCGGGCCCTCGCGAAAGGCTACGACTGGGAAAAGGAAGGCGGATGTTATCGTCAACATAACAATTAACACCAATTCGCCGGGGAGTGTTGCTCCTACTACAGCCAAGAGAGCCAAAACATCTGAACCGTCGGAGAAGGGCCCTGCTCCAGCACGCCAATATGCAACAAAGCAAACCGCTCGCCGTGGCAGCAGTTCACGAGCAGCGAGCCGCCAAGAACCCGCATCACGCGCTGCACCAGCTCCTGCACCAGCTCCTGTCCCCCGAGTGAGGCAAACTGCGAGACGCAGTCGCCCATTCACTCCGCAGGGACGTATCCAGTCCTCGTATCAAGGCGGTGGATATAACGATTATGCTGACCCCTTCGACGAGCCCCCTCCACCATATGAAGATAGCTACGATGAAGACAGCCAGGAAGATAGACATCGCCCAGTCCAAAGAGCAAGTCTCGCAACCCTTGGTCTTCTGAATGGCCGCTACGATATCGATTCCCGTTCCGTCGACGAGGAGTGGCCCCAGTATGCATCAGGACTTAGTCTTGTGCTTACTCTAGCTGGCTCTAGCCTATGGGGAAGATTTGACCTAGGAATCATCGAAGGGGTGCTCTATTTTGAAGACCGGCCTCGTAAATCGTCGCTGGATGCAGTGCAATTTTCTTGGCGTGGTCGCGAGGCCGAAGGGCCCATTTCTTCCGATGACAGAAGGAACAAGGGCTGGATAAAATTCCTGGGTGGTGGTCGCATCGAAGGATGGATTGACCATTTGGATATCTACTTTGAAGGTGATCGAATGCCGGGGCAAGGAACTCGAAGCGAGGTTGAAGCGAGGAGCATGCAGTATGAGTGGAATGGATACACGGAAGACGAATATGAGCGAGAGAATGGAGGGCGCTGGGGATAA